The genomic interval GCGCGCTGGTATTTCCGCGCCGTCCAGTCCCTGGGCCGCAACGTGGCCGCCTATGGGCCGCTCTCCGTGCACAACGAGGGGGAGATGGTGCTGGGAGACCGGCTCACGTTCGTGGCCGGAATGATTCCCAGCTCGCTTTCGTGTCATGCGGGGGCGCAGCTCTTCATCGGTCCGGAGACCCAGTTCAACTACGGCGTCGCGCTGGAGGCGTGGCAGTCGGTGCGCGTGGGAGCCCGGTGCATGTTCGCCTCGTTCGTCCGGGTGGGGGACCGGGACGGACGTCACACCGCGCCCATCGTCATCGAGGACGACGTCTGGGTCGCGCACGGCGCCATCATCATGCCCGGGGTGCGCGTGGGCGCGCGCTCCGTGGTCGCCGCCGGCAGCATCGTCACCCAGGACGTGCCCCCCGACACCCTGGCCATGGGCAACCCCGCTCGCAACATGAGCCTGGAGCTGGTCGCCCGCGACACAGGCAGCTGAGCGCTTCCGGACGCCATCTCCCGGACGCGCCGAAGATTCCGAAGTCCGGGCCGTTTCCCGTTCATCCACCGCATTCCCAGACAGGACCTCCCGTGAGCATTCGTGACCGTATCCGTGGCTTCATCGTCGACACGTTCTTTGTGGACGACTTCGCCGACAACGACTCCTTCCTGCGCAAGGGGCTCATCGACTCCACGGGGATGATGGAGCTGGTGGCGTTCCTGGAGTCGGACTTCGGCATCAAGCTCGAGGACAAGGAGCTGGTGCCCGAGAACCTGGACTCGCTGGCGCGCGTGGTGGCCTTCGTCGAGCGCAAGCAGCAACCGCAGCGTCTGCCGCAAGCAGGCTGAGAGCGCGCCATGTGTGGCATCGCGGGTTTCACATATCCGGCGGGAGGGGCCGCGCGGTCCGAGCCCGCCGAGCGGCTTCGCCGGATGACGGCCAGCCTCCGTCACCGGGGCCCCGACGCGCAGCGGGCCCTGTTGTTGGACGGCGTGGCCCTGGGCCACACGCGTCTGTCCATCGTCGACCTCACGGGTGGGCATCAGCCCATGCGGGACGCGGCGACGGGACTCACCATCGTCTTCAACGGTGAAATCTTCAACCACGTGGAGCTGCGCGAGCAGCTCTCCAGCCAGTACACGTTCCGCACGCGCTCGGACACGGAGGTCATCCTCGCGGCGTTCCTCGCGTGGGGCATCGACTGTGTGCGGCGGCTCGAGGGCCAGTGGGCCTTCGCGCTGTGGGACCCGCGGGACGCCACGCTGTGGTTGTCGAGAGACCGGGTGGGCATCTGCCCGCTGTTCTACGCGGAGCTGCCCGGTGGACAGCTCGCGTTCGGTTCGGAGGCCAAGGCGCTCTTCGCGAGCGGACTGGTGACACCCGCGCTGGATGCTCGGGGTCTGAAGCAGACCTTCCAGCTCTGGGCGCCCGTCGCACCGCGCACGTCCTTCGAGGGCGTCCGGTTGTTGCCTCCGGCGCACTCGGCGCGGTTTCGGGCGGGGAAGCTGGAGACGTTCCGGTACTGGGACCTGGACTTCGGCGTGGAGCCGAGCACGGCGAGCGACGCGCGAATCCAGGAGGAGTTGGGCGAGACGCTGGAGCGGGCCGTGCGGCTGCGGCTGCGCGCCGACGTTCCCGTGGCGGCGTACCTGTCGGGAGGACTGGACTCCAGCCTGCTGTGCGCGCTGGCGCAGGAGCAGTTGGGCGGAACACTCCAGACATTCTCCGTGGGCTTCGCGCACGCGCGTTTCGACGAGCGCGAGCACCAGGCCACGGTGGCGAGGGAGCTGCGGACGAATCACCGCGTGGTGGAGATGAAGGACGGGGACATCGGCGCGCTGGTGCCCGGCGTCATCTTCCACGCGGAGCAGGCGATGATGCGCTCGGCGCCCGCGCCGTTCCTGCGGTTGAGCGAGTGGGTGCGGGACAATCGCATCCGGGTGGTGCTCACGGGAGAGGGCTCGGACGAGATGTTCCTGGGCTACGACCTCTTCAAGGAGACGAAGGTCCGCCAGTTCTGGGCGAGGCAGCCCGCGTCGAAGTGGCGGCCCCTGCTCTTGCGGCGGCTCTACCCCACCCTTTCGGTGAGCCAGCAGAACGTGGAGCTCTTGCGGGAGTTCTTCGGCATGGGGCTCGACGACGCGGGGAGCCTGGGTTTCTCGCATCTGGTGCGCTGGTCGAACAGTGGCCGCATCCTGCGCTTCCTCGCGCCCGACTTCGCGGCGAGCGTGGCGGATGAAGACCCGGTGGGCTCGGTGCTGGCGACGGTGCCCGCCTCCGTGGCCTCGTGGCGTCCGTTGGCGCGTGCGCAGTACCTGGAGGCGAAGACGCTGCTGTCCGGGTACCTGCTGTCCGCGCAAGGGGACCGCATGCTCCTGGGCAACTCGGTGGAGGGGCGGTTCCCCTTCCTGGACACGTCGGTGATGGAGCTGGCGGCTCGCATTCCCGAGCGTGTGCGGCTCAAGGGGCTAGACGAGAAGAACGTGCTCAAGCGCTTCGCGCGAGGCCGTGTCCCCGCGTCGATTCTCGAGCGGAGCAAGTTCCCCTACCGCGCGCCCATCGCGGGAGCGTTGGTGGGACCGGATGCGCCCGCATGGGCTCGGGACCTGCTCGCGCCCGAGGCCGTGGCGAAGGTGGGGGTCTTCGATGCGCGCAAGGCGGAGCGACTGGTCGCCAAGCTGCGTGCGCCCAACTCCGCGGAGAGCGAGGCCGACACCATGGCCTTGTTCGCCATCGCGTCCACGCAGTTGCTGGCACATCACTTCCTGACGCCGCGCCCGCTGCCTCAAGCGGACATCGATGCCGTGGAGCTGGAGGCGGCATGAGCGCGACGGACTCATCGCGGTTGCGGGTTCAGCACGCCCTCTCGCCAGGCCTGTGGCTGAAGCAGGAGGCAACATGAGCGCGACGGACTCATCTCCGGCCTGGGTCCTGGCCCATGCGGAGCGCACACCGGATGCGCCCGCCGTGGATTCCCCATGGACGAGGCTCAGCTATCGGCGGCTCGCCGATGCCCTGCGCGTGCTGGCGGGACACCTGCGCGCATCGGGCGTCGCGCCAGGCGACAAGGTGCTCATCGCCCTGCCCCTGGGTTCGGCGGGAGCAGTGGCGGGGCTCGCGGTGCAGGCCCTGGGCGCGTGCGCGGTGGAGTTGGACCGGGAGACCGGGGCGAGCTCCGTGGATGCCATCCTCGCGCAGACACAGGCCCGGCATGCCTTCATCTTCGGGCAGGACGCTCGCAAGTGGGCGGGCAAGCCAGGCCTGGGCCATCTGTATGTGATTCATTCCACCCGTCCCCCGGAGCGCATGCTGCAAGCGCTGTCACCCGCGTCCTGCACGTGGGTGCAGGAGGATGGTGCCCTGGACCCGGACGCGCCGGTGACGCCGCTCGGAGCGCTCCCGGAGACGCGGCCCGACGCCCCCGCGTCCATCGTCTACACCTCCGGCAGTACGGGCACGCCTCGAGGTGTCATCCAGACCTTCGGCAACATCGCGGCGAACACACGCTCCATCGTGGAGTATCTGGGCCTGTCGTCGCGCGACCGCGCGCACCTGGTCCTCCCGCTGCACTACTGCTACGGGAAGAGTGTCCTGCAGACGCACCTGCTCGTGGGCGGCTCCGTGTTCCTGGATCCGCGCTTCATGTATCCGCAGGTCGTGCTGGAAGCGATGGCGGAGGAGCGCAGCACGGGCTTCGCGGGTGTGCCGCTGACCTTCGAGTTGCTGAAGCGCCAGGCGGGAGCGGAAGCGCTGTCGAAGCTGCGTCTGCGCTACGCCACCCAGGCCGGCGGCGGCATGTCGCCCGACACGATTCAGTGGACGCGAGAGGCGCTCTACCCCGCCGAGCTGTACGTCATGTACGGACAGACCGAGGCCACGGCGCGGCTGAGCTACCTGCCACCGACAAGGGCCGAGGAGAAGGCGGGCTCCATCGGCGTGGCGATTCCCGGCGTGGAGCTGCGCGTGGTGGGCGACGACGGCGCCCAGCTCCCCACGGGCGAGACGGGAAACCTGGTGGCGAGGGGCGCCAACGTGACGCCCGGCTATCTGGGAGCGCCCGAGGAGACGGCGACCATCCTCCGCAACGGCTGGCTGTGGACAGGAGACCTGGCCTGGCGCGACGCGGATGGCTTCTTCTTCCTGGTGGGACGCGCCAAGGAGATCCTCAAGGTGGGGGGCCACCGCGTGAGTCCGGCGGAGCTGGAGCATCAGCTCGCTCGGCACGCGGCGGTGCGCGAGGTGGCGGTGGTGGGTGTCCCGGACGCGCTCGGCGGCGAGGCGGCCTGCGCGGTGGTGGTGCTTCAGGAGGGGGCCGAGGTGAAGGAGGACGAGCTGCGGCGCTTCTGCAGGGAAGCCCTGCCGGCACACAAGGTCCCCAAGCATGTGGTGTTCACGGATGCATTGCCTCGCGGGCCCAGTGGGAAGGTGCTCAAGGCGGAGCTGCGCACCCGGTATTCGTCGGTCGGTTCTTCGTGAAGGGTTTCAGAGGGGTCCACACAATGACGTTCTCCAAGCAGGTGCTGGAGCTGGATTGGGAAGCGAAGGCAGCCGAGCTGTCCGAGAAGCTGCGCGAGACGGTGCTCAAGAAGCTGCGCAAGCGCGGCATCGTGGTGGCCATCTCCGGTGGCATCGACTCCGCGTGTGTCGCGGCGCTGTCGGTGCGCGCCCTGGGCCCCGAACGAGTCTTTGGCATCCTCCTGCCGGAGAAGGACTCCAGCGGGTGGAGCTCGCAGCTGGGGCGCAAGCTCTGCGAGAAGCTGGGCATCAAGTACCAGCTCCATGACATCGCCCCCATCCTCGAGGCCGCCGGTTGTTACCGTCAGCGCGACGAGGCCGTGCGCTCTGTCTTCCCGGAGTTCACCCCGGACATGAAGTGGAAGATTGTCATGCACGGCGACCGGTTGAACACGGACGCGGTGAACTTCTTCTACGTCGTGGTGCAAGTGAATGGCGAGGAGCGCCGCTTCCGTCTGCCGCCCCAGGCCTATACACAGATTGTCGCCGCGACGAACTTCAAGCAGCGCACGCGAAAGATGATGGATTACTTCCACGCGGACCGCCTCAACTTCGCGGTGGCGGGGACGCCCAACCGTCTGGAGTATGACCAGGGCTTCTTCGTGAAGCTGGGCGACGGCGCCGCGGATGTAAAGCCTATCGCCGGGCTCTACAAGACGCAGACCTACAAGCTGGCGAAGCACCTGGGGGTGATTGAGGAGATCACCAGCGGCGAGCCGACCACGGACACGTTCAGCCTCCCGCAGTCGCAGGAGGACTTCTACTTCTCCGTGCACTACTCACAGCTCGACCTGTTGATGTGGGCCAAGAACCACGACGTGCCCACGACCGAGGCCGCGCAGGTGATGGGCCTGACGCC from Myxococcus stipitatus carries:
- a CDS encoding acyl carrier protein, producing the protein MSIRDRIRGFIVDTFFVDDFADNDSFLRKGLIDSTGMMELVAFLESDFGIKLEDKELVPENLDSLARVVAFVERKQQPQRLPQAG
- the nadE gene encoding NAD(+) synthase, whose product is MTFSKQVLELDWEAKAAELSEKLRETVLKKLRKRGIVVAISGGIDSACVAALSVRALGPERVFGILLPEKDSSGWSSQLGRKLCEKLGIKYQLHDIAPILEAAGCYRQRDEAVRSVFPEFTPDMKWKIVMHGDRLNTDAVNFFYVVVQVNGEERRFRLPPQAYTQIVAATNFKQRTRKMMDYFHADRLNFAVAGTPNRLEYDQGFFVKLGDGAADVKPIAGLYKTQTYKLAKHLGVIEEITSGEPTTDTFSLPQSQEDFYFSVHYSQLDLLMWAKNHDVPTTEAAQVMGLTPTQVQRVYDDIDQKRRSTAYLHSPPLLLEDVAELGPFKLG
- a CDS encoding acyltransferase, producing the protein MTSRLPFVRLPAVAAQLEELRKSMQPRAERAVAMVRARWYFRAVQSLGRNVAAYGPLSVHNEGEMVLGDRLTFVAGMIPSSLSCHAGAQLFIGPETQFNYGVALEAWQSVRVGARCMFASFVRVGDRDGRHTAPIVIEDDVWVAHGAIIMPGVRVGARSVVAAGSIVTQDVPPDTLAMGNPARNMSLELVARDTGS
- the asnB gene encoding asparagine synthase (glutamine-hydrolyzing), which encodes MCGIAGFTYPAGGAARSEPAERLRRMTASLRHRGPDAQRALLLDGVALGHTRLSIVDLTGGHQPMRDAATGLTIVFNGEIFNHVELREQLSSQYTFRTRSDTEVILAAFLAWGIDCVRRLEGQWAFALWDPRDATLWLSRDRVGICPLFYAELPGGQLAFGSEAKALFASGLVTPALDARGLKQTFQLWAPVAPRTSFEGVRLLPPAHSARFRAGKLETFRYWDLDFGVEPSTASDARIQEELGETLERAVRLRLRADVPVAAYLSGGLDSSLLCALAQEQLGGTLQTFSVGFAHARFDEREHQATVARELRTNHRVVEMKDGDIGALVPGVIFHAEQAMMRSAPAPFLRLSEWVRDNRIRVVLTGEGSDEMFLGYDLFKETKVRQFWARQPASKWRPLLLRRLYPTLSVSQQNVELLREFFGMGLDDAGSLGFSHLVRWSNSGRILRFLAPDFAASVADEDPVGSVLATVPASVASWRPLARAQYLEAKTLLSGYLLSAQGDRMLLGNSVEGRFPFLDTSVMELAARIPERVRLKGLDEKNVLKRFARGRVPASILERSKFPYRAPIAGALVGPDAPAWARDLLAPEAVAKVGVFDARKAERLVAKLRAPNSAESEADTMALFAIASTQLLAHHFLTPRPLPQADIDAVELEAA
- a CDS encoding class I adenylate-forming enzyme family protein yields the protein MSATDSSPAWVLAHAERTPDAPAVDSPWTRLSYRRLADALRVLAGHLRASGVAPGDKVLIALPLGSAGAVAGLAVQALGACAVELDRETGASSVDAILAQTQARHAFIFGQDARKWAGKPGLGHLYVIHSTRPPERMLQALSPASCTWVQEDGALDPDAPVTPLGALPETRPDAPASIVYTSGSTGTPRGVIQTFGNIAANTRSIVEYLGLSSRDRAHLVLPLHYCYGKSVLQTHLLVGGSVFLDPRFMYPQVVLEAMAEERSTGFAGVPLTFELLKRQAGAEALSKLRLRYATQAGGGMSPDTIQWTREALYPAELYVMYGQTEATARLSYLPPTRAEEKAGSIGVAIPGVELRVVGDDGAQLPTGETGNLVARGANVTPGYLGAPEETATILRNGWLWTGDLAWRDADGFFFLVGRAKEILKVGGHRVSPAELEHQLARHAAVREVAVVGVPDALGGEAACAVVVLQEGAEVKEDELRRFCREALPAHKVPKHVVFTDALPRGPSGKVLKAELRTRYSSVGSS